TATAGTTCAAAATTACTGAATAAAAAAACTCAAAGTATTAACCTCAGTCCGCCAAGTTTGCTTGCATTCGGATTCTTGAGCTTTATTGTGCTGGGAACACTGCTGCTTAAACTGCCCATCTCTCATCATGGCTCGATCAGCTGGTTGGATGCCCTGTTTACAGCCACCTCTGCGGTTACCATTACCGGCCTTTCGGTGGTGAACATTGGGGAGGCCTATTCTACATTAGGTCAATTCATCATTATGTTATTGATTCAATGCGGTGGCTTAGGTTTTATGACCTTCGCAATATTGGCAGCGCTCAGCCTGTCCCCCAAAATTGGTTTAAAACAGCAAGTCATGGCGCAAGAAACCATTGGGCAAACCAGTTTGGCACGTGCCACTTTCACCATGAAAGGGGTACTGCTTTATTCTTTGTTTTTTGAAGGGATTGGAACTCTCATTCTTACGCTGGCTTGGATGCAATACTACGATTTTTCAGATGCTTTATTTTATGCAGCTTTCTATAGTATTTCGGCATTTAACAATGGCGGATTTTCGCTTTTTCCGAATAGTTTGATGAGCTTTTCGGGTCAGTATCTGGTCACCCTGACCATTAGCCTGCTCTACATTCTTGGCGGAATTGGGTTTGTGGTGTTGATGGATATCAAGCGTGCGCATTCATGGAAAAAGCTATCCACCAACAGTAAATTAATCTTATCAACCATTGCAGGTTTAAACCTCTTTGCTTTTATTGTGCTTTGGAGTCTTGAAGCGAGTAATCCACTGACGCTTGCACCGATGTCGATTGGCGATCAAGCCTTGAATGCATGGTTCCATGCCACTGTGCCACGCTCATCTGGCTTCAACAGCATCGACATTGCGAATATGCGCGATCCCTCGACCCTGATTACGATGATGCTGATGTTTATTGGTGGTGGGTCGCTTAGTACCGCAGGGGGGATTAAAGTAGGAACCTTTATTATTGTGGTGCTCAGCGTAATTCGCTTTCTTAGACGCTCTGATGAGATCACTATTTTCAAACATTCAGTATCGAGTTCAACCACCTATAAAGCCTTAGCGGTCATTTTGATTACAA
This genomic window from Acinetobacter sp. TGL-Y2 contains:
- a CDS encoding TrkH family potassium uptake protein, producing MKFYSSKLLNKKTQSINLSPPSLLAFGFLSFIVLGTLLLKLPISHHGSISWLDALFTATSAVTITGLSVVNIGEAYSTLGQFIIMLLIQCGGLGFMTFAILAALSLSPKIGLKQQVMAQETIGQTSLARATFTMKGVLLYSLFFEGIGTLILTLAWMQYYDFSDALFYAAFYSISAFNNGGFSLFPNSLMSFSGQYLVTLTISLLYILGGIGFVVLMDIKRAHSWKKLSTNSKLILSTIAGLNLFAFIVLWSLEASNPLTLAPMSIGDQALNAWFHATVPRSSGFNSIDIANMRDPSTLITMMLMFIGGGSLSTAGGIKVGTFIIVVLSVIRFLRRSDEITIFKHSVSSSTTYKALAVILITTMLIFVGFFCLLIIEPNHAFLDLMFEAFSAACTVGLSRGITEQLQPASLIILMLLMFAGRLGPLTLAYLIATPKKSRLSHPTAEIQVG